From the genome of Populus alba chromosome 10, ASM523922v2, whole genome shotgun sequence, one region includes:
- the LOC118040003 gene encoding uncharacterized protein: MEVSSTASPRMSLDQLKKEGSEETHLQNSELESSDFSDRHNHQFHSMSALEILRETVRILRCNSWSFMTIAALLICPVSAILLSNVLVDQSIVKKLSIRLLLVAKSSGLPLRPFIKQSCHRFSEMAVSSAMCFPLFITLSLLSRAAVVYSVDCTYSKKNVDGSKFLVIISKNWRRVVSTYLWSSLVIVGCLTLFCVLLLAACSTFSAIGFWQELNLYAAIIAGLAFSVVFANAIIICKTAVVVCMLEDVSGPQALLRSSVLIRGQTQVGLLIFLGSTIGMAMIEGLFEHRVKTLSYGDGSSRIWEGPLLVVMHSFVVLIDLMMSAVFYYSCRSYNMETSDDECQSILEAVTVSAESAGTP; the protein is encoded by the coding sequence ATGGAGGTTTCTAGTACAGCTTCTCCTAGAATGAGCTTGGATCAGCTAAAAAAGGAGGGATCTGAAGAAACCCATTTGCAAAACTCTGAGCTTGAATCATCTGATTTTAGTGATAGGCATAATCATCAATTCCATTCAATGAGTGCGTTGGAGATCCTGAGAGAAACAGTGAGGATTCTCCGATGTAATTCATGGTCGTTTATGACGATCGCTGCTTTGCTTATTTGCCCAGTATCTGCCATTCTTTTGTCAAATGTATTGGTTGATCAGTCTATTGTTAAGAAATTGAGTATTAGGCTTTTGTTGGTTGCCAAATCCAGTGGACTCCCATTGAGGCCTTTTATCAAACAGTCGTGTCATCGTTTTTCCGAGATGGCTGTTTCGTCTGCCATGTGCTTCCCATTGTTTATTACCTTGTCTTTGTTATCGAGAGCTGCGGTGGTTTATTCTGTAGATTGCACTTATTCGAAGAAAAATGTCGACGGTTCAAAGTTTTTGGTGATAATTAGTAAAAATTGGAGAAGGGTTGTTTCTACGTATTTGTGGTCGAGTTTGGTGATTGTTGGCTGTCTCACATTATTCTGTGTTCTTCTTTTAGCTGCCTGCAGTACATTTTCGGCAATTGGGTTTTGGCAAGAGTTAAATCTATATGCTGCAATAATAGCGGGGCTAGCTTTCTCAGTTGTTTTTGCAAATGCGATTATTATTTGCAAGACTGCTGTCGTGGTCTGTATGTTGGAAGATGTTTCAGGCCCGCAGGCACTGCTCCGGTCAAGTGTTTTAATTAGGGGACAGACTCAGGTGGGTCTTCTGATATTTCTTGGATCAACAATTGGGATGGCAATGATAGAAGGTTTGTTTGAGCATAGGGTGAAGACATTGAGTTATGGAGATGGGTCTTCCAGGATTTGGGAAGGTCCTCTTTTAGTTGTTATGCATTCATTTGTGGTgcttattgatttgatgatgagTGCAGTTTTCTACTATAGTTGCAGATCTTATAATATGGAAACCTCGGATGATGAATGCCAGTCAATTTTAGAAGCAGTCACTGTTTCTGCTGAATCTGCGGGTACTCCATGA
- the LOC118039992 gene encoding uncharacterized protein isoform X1, with amino-acid sequence MSFITLNHGVSFIFGWTGYPSVDKQGMPFVNIKEGKKTRVIITSQISSSRYPYFRDKVFEQQKMLFVKEHRELREEQRTMVNLGSVLYMQVDVPDTHRIFVDVGLGFHVEFTWQSCCPLMTREPRWGINITFNYTTEMTCEPRAFLGCL; translated from the exons ATGTCATTCATTACTCTCAATCATGGCGTGTCGTTCATTTTTGGCTGGACTGGCTACCCTTCAGTTGACAAACAGGGGATGCCTTTTGTCAAtataaaagaaggaaagaaaacccGAGTAATAATAACTTCCCAAATCAGCAGCAGCAGGTATCCTTACTTCAG GGACAAGGTTTTTGAGCAACAAAAGATGtt ATTTGTGAAGGAACATAGAGAACTTAGAGAAGAACAGCGTACGATGGTCAACCTTGGCTCCGTATTGTACATGCAAGTTGATGT GCCAGATACCCACCGCATATTTGTGGATGTTGGACTTGGATTCCATGTGGAGTTTACCTGGCAAA GTTGCTGTCCTTTGATGACTCGTGAACCAAGGTGGGGCATAAACATTACATTTAACTATACAACTGAAATGACTTGTGAACCGAGGGCTTTTCTTGGAT GTTTGTGA
- the LOC118039992 gene encoding uncharacterized protein isoform X3, whose translation MSFITLNHGVSFIFGWTGYPSVDKQGMPFVNIKEGKKTRVIITSQISSSRYPYFRDKVFEQQKMLFVKEHRELREEQRTMVNLGSVLYMQVDVFVRGFGSYSNCQQINRYQSVFFNI comes from the exons ATGTCATTCATTACTCTCAATCATGGCGTGTCGTTCATTTTTGGCTGGACTGGCTACCCTTCAGTTGACAAACAGGGGATGCCTTTTGTCAAtataaaagaaggaaagaaaacccGAGTAATAATAACTTCCCAAATCAGCAGCAGCAGGTATCCTTACTTCAG GGACAAGGTTTTTGAGCAACAAAAGATGtt ATTTGTGAAGGAACATAGAGAACTTAGAGAAGAACAGCGTACGATGGTCAACCTTGGCTCCGTATTGTACATGCAAGTTGATGT GTTTGTGAGGGGATTCGGGAGTTACTCCAATTGCCAGCAGATAAATCGTTACCAGAgcgtgttttttaatatttaa
- the LOC118039992 gene encoding uncharacterized protein isoform X5, whose translation MSFITLNHGVSFIFGWTGYPSVDKQGMPFVNIKEGKKTRVIITSQISSSRYPYFRDKVFEQQKMLFVKEHRELREEQRTMVNLGSVLYMQVDVPDTHRIFVDVGLGFHVEFTWQSL comes from the exons ATGTCATTCATTACTCTCAATCATGGCGTGTCGTTCATTTTTGGCTGGACTGGCTACCCTTCAGTTGACAAACAGGGGATGCCTTTTGTCAAtataaaagaaggaaagaaaacccGAGTAATAATAACTTCCCAAATCAGCAGCAGCAGGTATCCTTACTTCAG GGACAAGGTTTTTGAGCAACAAAAGATGtt ATTTGTGAAGGAACATAGAGAACTTAGAGAAGAACAGCGTACGATGGTCAACCTTGGCTCCGTATTGTACATGCAAGTTGATGT GCCAGATACCCACCGCATATTTGTGGATGTTGGACTTGGATTCCATGTGGAGTTTACCTGGCAAA GTTTGTGA
- the LOC118039992 gene encoding uncharacterized protein isoform X2 has translation MMDSNIQEKVHKVEEFFDGHLKPQLVRAIAERDKVFEQQKMLFVKEHRELREEQRTMVNLGSVLYMQVDVPDTHRIFVDVGLGFHVEFTWQSCCPLMTREPRWGINITFNYTTEMTCEPRAFLGCL, from the exons ATGATGGATAGCAACATACAGGAAAAAGTTCATAAAGTCGAGGAATTTTTTGATGGCCATTTGAAACCACAGCTTGTTCGCGCTATTGCTGAAcg GGACAAGGTTTTTGAGCAACAAAAGATGtt ATTTGTGAAGGAACATAGAGAACTTAGAGAAGAACAGCGTACGATGGTCAACCTTGGCTCCGTATTGTACATGCAAGTTGATGT GCCAGATACCCACCGCATATTTGTGGATGTTGGACTTGGATTCCATGTGGAGTTTACCTGGCAAA GTTGCTGTCCTTTGATGACTCGTGAACCAAGGTGGGGCATAAACATTACATTTAACTATACAACTGAAATGACTTGTGAACCGAGGGCTTTTCTTGGAT GTTTGTGA
- the LOC118039992 gene encoding uncharacterized protein isoform X4 yields MMDSNIQEKVHKVEEFFDGHLKPQLVRAIAERFVKEHRELREEQRTMVNLGSVLYMQVDVPDTHRIFVDVGLGFHVEFTWQSCCPLMTREPRWGINITFNYTTEMTCEPRAFLGCL; encoded by the exons ATGATGGATAGCAACATACAGGAAAAAGTTCATAAAGTCGAGGAATTTTTTGATGGCCATTTGAAACCACAGCTTGTTCGCGCTATTGCTGAAcg ATTTGTGAAGGAACATAGAGAACTTAGAGAAGAACAGCGTACGATGGTCAACCTTGGCTCCGTATTGTACATGCAAGTTGATGT GCCAGATACCCACCGCATATTTGTGGATGTTGGACTTGGATTCCATGTGGAGTTTACCTGGCAAA GTTGCTGTCCTTTGATGACTCGTGAACCAAGGTGGGGCATAAACATTACATTTAACTATACAACTGAAATGACTTGTGAACCGAGGGCTTTTCTTGGAT GTTTGTGA